A single genomic interval of Eurosta solidaginis isolate ZX-2024a chromosome 3, ASM4086904v1, whole genome shotgun sequence harbors:
- the LOC137247060 gene encoding uncharacterized protein: MFGHTKKTFTEAKLGAVVLIIFNVFVGSSNAVIKCHKCDGINCLRTSYAAAEECEDTLDSCVTVFDGATVLAQGCFGQLAVELRSKCEPTMINWDDADLDEYDEAPKFMHSDCYKCAGDMCNNISANGFECIQCDSSMDSNCFDNAEILQPNKCPIARSANSYCFAKMESKSVVRGCATDLKQQTECLNNKDCLLCPPLDIGGCNSELKFSNNSSGGGGEDDGGNGGVGGGNGADGGDNGSAGGGGSGGNGSGGGGGGEGDGGIGGNGGGNGDSGNEDGGNGGSETDGSSGGNGEGSDDSGNNGSGKTGGASGEGIVSLANIVSNYKLLTTIGVILIANYLS, from the exons ATGTTCGGCCACACAAAAAAGACATTTACGGAAGCGAAACTGGGAGCAGTGGTATTAATCATATTCAATGTATTTGTTGGCAGTAGCAATGCCGTCATTAAGTGTCACAAGTGTGACGGCATAAATTGTTTACGCACAAGTTATGCAGCGGCAGAGGAGTGTGAAGATACATTGGATAGTTGCGTAACGGTGTTTGATGGTG CTACCGTTTTAGCACAGGGTTGCTTCGGCCAACTTGCGGTGGAATTACGTAGCAAATGTGAACCAACAATGATCAACTGGGATGACGCCGACTTAGATGAGTACGATGAAGCACCAAAATTTATGCATAGCGATTGTTATAAGTGCGCTGGAGATATGTGCAATAATATCAGCGCTAATGGATTTGAGTGCATTCAATGTGACTCGAGTATG GATTCAAATTGCTTCGACAATGCTGAAATTTTGCAACCAAACAAATGCCCCATCGCTAGATCGGCAAACTCGTATTGCTTTGCTAAGATGGAGAGTAAAAGTGTAGTACGGGGCTGTGCAACAGATTTAAAGCAACAGACAGAATGTTTGAATAATAAGGACTGTTTGTTGTGTCCACCATTGGATATTGGTGGCTGTAATAGTGAgcttaaattttcaaataatagTAGTGGCGGAGGCGGTGAAGATGATGGTGGAAATGGAGGAGTTGGGGGTGGAAACGGTGCAGATGGCGGTGATAATGGTAGTGCTGGTGGCGGTGGAAGTGGGGGAAATGGAAGTGGTGGTGGAGGAGGCGGTGAAGGTGATGGTGGGATTGGAGGTAATGGTGGCGGAAATGGAGACAGTGGAAATGAAGATGGTGGTAACGGTGGCAGCGAAACCGATGGAAGTAGTGGCGGAAACGGTGAAGGTAGTGATGACAGCGGTAACAACGGTAGTGGTAAAACGGGAGGTGCCAGTGGTGAAGGCATTGTAAGCCTTGCAAATATTGTCTCAAACTATAAGTTACTTACAACCATTGGTGTCATTCTAATAGCAAATTATTtatcttaa